CCCAAGCCAGACGTGGGctttttatccccatgtagacatagccctagaggATCCACTGCCTGTTTGACGGTTTTCCTggttctgatgtacttaaaatattCTTACTGATAGTTTTTGCATCTTTACCAATTTAGGAATTTCCCCAGCTCAGATTAGCAGGGACactggggatttttcaccttcctctgcagcacgagGAGCGAATCACCTGCTCGTATACCTGGGCATGTCTCACCTCACCAAATCCCTGCCATTGGTGCACCTCGGgccttcctgttctctgcctgtagcactcaatagtttagtctcctgagggctgtaacactttggtctaacttcagttgttgggtttaatgtgcgggtgctgggtgctgctggtggcctgtgatttacaggaggccagactagatgatctggtggtcccttctggccttaaacactatgggtacatctacacagcattttggagcaagcgTCCCAGCCTGGGTCACAGACTCTGGCTAACATGGCTCACCCTAGTTCTCTACAAATAGGTGTATAGAGCAGAGGCGGATTTACAGTAAcacacagggtgccctggcacggGGCCCCCGGGCCGGGCAGCTGcgggggcagaatctggctcctgGAGCTCCTGCTGCAGTGTCCGCACCCATCGGGAGCCAAGTtcctccatcccccacctcctccccagagcgCGCTGcatttctgctcctcccctgcagccaaaCAGCTGTTCGCTGTGCCTTAGggcgctctgggagggagggaggaagagagagaagcgGGACCGCAGtgcactcaggggaagaggtggggcggtgATGGGGACTTGAGGAAGTGATGGAATGGGggcaaggaggaggtggggcggggaaggggatggaatcaGGGCACAGCGAAGCAGAGGCAGGGCCCCCGCACTCCCTCTACACATACCCCCctcagcctcctgccctgagctgctTAAATCCTTAACTCCtgcccagatcccacaccccaaccctgagctgcCTCCCACATCCTAACGCCTGCCCAGACCCCACacctcaatattttttttacatttttttttactaagcCCTCTTataagtgctttacaatagttagcaaacagtacaaacaatatttggaaagatcattaagtggcctgccgagaccctcagcaattttcctGTGGTCTGTGAAAAAAAACGTTAGACTACAAAAAACAATCCAGGTACCTCActtcattttcatttacttcctattatttataagaggagaaggaggaagaaaaaaagaatgaaaaccaggggcggggggagatgagAGAGACTGTTCTTTTCCTTGGCTGGGTCCCGAGGGGGACCCCCCCTAACAATggagctgagcacagggccccactaacccTAAACCCGCCACGGGTGCAGCCAGCACTTTGAAGGTGCAGCTTGGGCTGGGCCCAGGCTCTCGGTCTGGAGCCGCCACCCCACTCCCTGGGCTCccgagcccaggctccaggccagGCTGCAGCTACACCCGTGTTTAGCGCACTGGCCCCGCGAGCCGAGCCGAGCCCAGCGTGGGAGGCTGGCTCAGGGCTGCTGTGGAGACATACGCTAGTCACAGCCCAGCGAACCCTTCACGGGGGCCACCGGGACCCCCGAAGTAGCTCAGTCCCTCCAGCAAGCCGCGGTCTGTGGGCAGGAGCGAGCCAGGCCCCTGGGCCCAGGTCTCGCGGCGGCGAGGCGGCTCGCCCTGCCCAGCGCGGGGAGTGGGGCCACACGCAGCCCGGCCCCGGGACACTCAGCAGCCCGGGCAAGCCCTGAGCGAGGGCGCTGGGCGCGGCGGCCTGGCAGGGCCCCCCCCcgggagacacccccccccccgcagctcccgcgGGGACCGGGCGGGGCCGAAGGGAGGCCGCGGCCGGCCCGCTCGGgacagctgggggcggggccagacgGCTCCCAGGGGGCGGCTCCGCTCGTTACCTGCTCCCTCCAGCCGCTCCCGCGCCGCTTCCGGGTCCTTGACGCGTGCGCACCCCGCCCACTACGGCTCGCCGCTCGAGACAAACCGCGGCAGTCGCGCCCGCCACAGGGAAGAGCCGGGCAGGAGACCGTGCCCCCAGGTGGGGGCGGAGCCGCGCgcgccacagcccctcccccatcccctcgcGCTGCAGGACTTATGGTCCTGGCCCCTGGAGCAAGCAGCACAGGGGACTCCCATCCCGGCGGCCTTCCAGTGACAGCCTGCACCTAGGAGTGGGTTTCCAAACCCTCCTGCCTCAGGTGCAGGGACCGTGGGTGCAGCAGGACTCTGCACCCAGGGAACTGGGTCCCCCTGAGAACAGTTGCCCATCCAAGGTCTGGGGATAGGGACGGTCTTGCTTGGATCTTCAGAACCTGGCATGTGAAGCAAACCCTAGTTCCCACAATCAGGtcccatgttttacataaacTAGCAGGGAGGCCCGGAGTCCCATCTCCCTGTCTGTTTCCACAGCTCAGCATGTTTGGAGTTCTTCCAGGAACACGTGACCCCATGCGctgtgtccctagcctgttttccagaagctgggaaggggtgACAGGTCACTTGATgatggcctgttctgttcattccctctgggcattggccactgttggaagacagcatactgggctagataaaccgttggtctgacccagcacggCCCTTATGTTCTTTTCCTTGAGTGTTTCTCTGTGTTTGTAACACTTGCTTTGGGGGAGTACAACATCCTTGTAATGTTTTCATCCTTCAATAACAGATACTATCCGCCTGAAACGCCATCTTAAAAGAATTTTCAGATCTTGAAATCTCATTTTTACAGAGTTTATAAACTAAACTAACTCATTGTCTCCCGTTGGGACCATCGTGACCTCAGAAGTACCTCAAACAATCATCACCCTTCCACTCAGGCTCATTTGCATGCCATGGTAGAAATGAATCCATGATGCGAGGGGAACTATGCATGTCAAAAGTTCTTACTGGTAGATGCCTTGGTTCACAACATCACTGCGCCTCAAAGTTCTGGAGCTGCTTAGTAGCAAATTAAGGGCCAGTTTGCCCATACATTCCAGCTGTTTTGCACTGCCCTGGAGTGGCGCCAAGCAACCAGAGCAAACTGGTAGTCGGTTCATCCAAGTTTCCTTCTCAAGGTGGTATTGGAGTTCTACATGTTTGAGCCCACTATCCTGtcattttccccccacacacatcctgcTAAAGCCTTTCTCCACATGCCTGCTGTGAAGAGTTCTGCTTGGAGGGGCTGAAGCCTTTAGAAAGGCCACCCgaccttttattttgtttgaccCCTCCCCCTGGGATAGTACCATTAATAACAGAGCTGAGcaaattgattttttggttcagtggtcatgctaaaaaataaataaaaaaaacattcgGGTCATTTTCAACAGaaactgaattgttttgttttttcttgcaaaaaacaaaccaccaaacaaacaaacactttgtccagaTCAAACTCAAggttcaaaatgacatttcatttaacTTTTGGTAGGGTTtggtttgaaaatgtcaaaacataacACTTCAgcgtttccaaaacaaaaacaaaacagccaacctgaattcatgaatagttttggtgCCCCCCAAAAATCTACTCtttgccaaaaaaacccacccagctctagttactAAGAgggtacaggtctgtctcatcttacgcgggggttctgtTCCGCGGTTAGCACGTAAAgtgaaaaccgcgtatagtcaaaattacgttgagttcaatggcgggcggaatcgcctgctctacaggtacagtattaaaattgatatttttctcttttgttttgtttttgccgaccgcgtaaagctgaaatcgcacatgttaaatgtgcgtaagatgcgacagacctgtgtTTCATGGTGCTGTGACTTGGCTGGCCTGACTGTGGAAAGTCATTCTATGCTCATTTCATTGGAGGCAACTTGCTGAGCTCTGTAAAGCGGTAAcacagccctccctccctcttacAGGACACGACTACTGGACTCAGCTACCAGGAGGGAATCCTGTTGTAGATTCAAGGTGGGGAGGCCCGACTCCCCCAGTccccaaaatttcattttatattggGATCTCTGCATTTCAGGTGGCCAGGTTTTTTGTATGGATTTTTCCCCTTTGATTCTGGGTATCACAGTTCTGGGGTTAACTGCTCCTCTGATCCCCTTCCTGACCTCCTTAAGGGCCCCCATTCAGGTCTCAGGCTTCTTAGCCATCGGGGCACAGACCCATGTCCCTGTCACTCCAGGACAAGGATTTAGGCTTGCAACTCACTGTGCttatcccagcaggtctgacctTAGTCCAGCACCTGAAATTCATTCTCTCCCAGGGACAATGACAAGGTCGCCAGGGACAAATCTCTCCTACAGTTGAAACTGATTATGAGAAAGGCCCAAGCAGTGGGAGCATGAACCCATGCCAGGCTTCTGTACCAAAGCAGCACCATATGGCTTTCTAAGCCAAGTCCCCCAAGGCAGCTTCCCCATAGGAAAGACAATGAGAGTGGCTATCTCCTCTTCAGGAGAAGGGCAGCCCAGCAGTACGTACCATCCAGCCATAACCCAGAAGGAGAATGTTGGGACTGTCCCAACCTCACTGTGGGACATCTAGTAGGTAACTGGTTGGCAACCCCATCATCGCTGCAGGCAACAGGACAGGGGAGTGGTCATCTCCCCAAATTCAGCCCCTCCAGAGCAGCCATAATCTGGAGAGGGATGCAGATTACTGGAGCGTCTCCAGCACCAGGAAGCAAGGTTCTTGGAAAGGGTCCAGTAACTTCAGTAGGGAGGGGGACCAACTGGTAGGCTCTGACCCGTGAGCAGCCCCCCACACCTTCACAGAGAACAGGATCTTTACCGTACTAGGCCCAGGAGGTTAGGTTCAGTTCCCTTGCAGTGGAGAGGGCTCTGGGAAACGGGGAAGATGCATGGACTAGGATTCCTGCAGATGCTGAAGGGGACAGAACACAGGGCAAATCCATTTAACACTCCAGGAATTCAttagccccttccccacctctatGGCCCAAGGCTCAGACGAGCCCAGCGGCTGGGAGTCAGCAGCCCCATACCCACACTCTAGGGGATCTGAACATGCCGGTGCCAAGGCTAGGTTCACACAAGCAGTACGCGGAGCCTGCTAGCACTGATCCCATCAGGGCACTCCTGCAGTTGTGCACAGAGCAGATGCTGTAGGACAAGTGAGAGCTGAGGGGCTGATTTTATTGAGAGCCATTGGGGGCAGGTGCCAGGTGTCAAGACCGAGCTGCTGCGGTGGGCAGGTTGACGTAGCTCTTCATGGGTGGGAGTGGTTTGATCTTGCGTCCCGCCCAGCCGCCCTTGCGGTGCCATAAGCCACTGTGCGGGCGCCTCCCCAGCCAGCGGTTCCGGCCGGCTTTCCCAATGATCCGCTTGTTGTGGTCAACGTTGGAAACTCGCCCCACGGTGGCCAGGCAGGTCTCCAGCACCTgccagaggaagagagaggttgTGAGCAGGAGCGCACCCGGGGTAGACAGCACCCAGGGTAGGGCTGCCTAGGGAGAGTTCTTGGCCCCTCCTGCCAAGAAGCTCCTCTGCCTGcgcacacagccccagccccaacagCTGCGTGTCCTCTCATGGAACCCCTCCGACGTGTGGGAGGCCTGGCAGGCACTGGTCTGCCCCCACTGCACCAGGGCAGGTGCCTCCCACTGCTGGACCCCACCCATGGGATGGGCCAGGCTAGAGAATACAGCTGAGACAAAGACCAGAGGCTGGGGGCCAGCTGGGTAGGGGAGTCCCCTAACTTAGGGTAGAGCTGAGAGCCAGGCCTCATCCCTCCCTGCCTCAGCTCAGTGGCCTGTCCACACTGGGATACGTATCCAGGGCCAGGTCTCTGCTCCACAGGTCTGAGCCCATACAGCCAGGGCAGATCCAGTCACATTTCATCCTCTGGCTGCTGACATTGCTCAGAGCCCAGGGCAGAGAGGCATCTGCATGCCACCCTCATCCCCCTTGCCCCCCTCTACCTGCATGTGTCTTTTAGAGGGCAGCTGCACGATGGCCGTTCCATTCACCTTCCTCAGCAACACCCCACAGGTCCCTGCAGCACACAAGGAGAGGGCAGGCTAGTTTCTGGCTTCCATTAGCAACCAGTCCCTTGCCAGCAACCTCCTCCCTTAGCAAATGATCCCTTGCCAGCAAACCAGCTGAAGCCCTCTGCAGTGCCTCAGAGAGAAGTGGCTCCATCCCAGATGCACAGAGCCCTCACCTCTTCCCTTGTCACTGAAGGAGGCGGGCGGGAGGGGACAAAGGCACTCGGGATTTTCATACTCACAAGAAGGGAGTGTTCCAGACTCAACGGGTAAGGAACCCCCGccccctggcctggggcaggCAGATAGCTTTGGGAAAGGCCCTACGCCCTgggagtgccctgctgggagcacTGCTCACCCACTGGGACAAGATATTAGCTCCTTCCCCAACCAGGAGTTGCTGTTTTGGGATGTCAGGCCTCACAACTGAGGCTAGGGGAGAGCTGTATAACCGGCAAAGCAATAGGAAATATTCTCCCCATCCTGGGGCAGAGCTGCCAGAGCAGGGACCTTGAACCAAGATGGTGAAGGAGGGCAAAGGCCCAGGATACCAGCCTGGAATCAGCATTGGTTCCCTGGTACCACAGCACCCACAGGTCCttgcctccccagggctgggcaccCCCCCCACCGGTCACCTCAGACCAGCACCCGCAGGTCCCTGCCTCTCCGGGACTGGGCACCCCAAGCCGGCCACCTCAGACCAGCACCAAAGCCAGAGGAAGCTGCTCAGTCCCCAACAAGGTGGAGTGAGGGAGAACCTAGGATATAGCCTGCCTGGAGGCAAACCAAATGGATCCAGTCATCTGGCCTCTACTCAACCCCATCCAGGCTGCTCTCCTCGAACTGAGGGACAAGACCAGATCTGCTTTAATGCTGGTTGTGATCCTGGCGAGGGTCCATCTCACCTGCTGCTCGGATGTACTGCGCTCCTTTCCCAGGGTGACTTTCCAGGTTATTGATCAGGGTCCCCACAGGCAGAGCTCCCAATGGGTATGCATCCCCCTCATTGGCAGAGACTGAAAGACAAAGCCCCATCAGTGTGCTAGCACCAAGTCTGCTGATCACAGCGACTGCAGGGAGGCCTAAATGGGGCTTCTCCAGCTCCCAATCCCAGCAGAAGGCCCCACAGTAACTTCCCACCTGGCCTAACCCCCTCACTCCATGGCAGGGCCAGCACAGGCTCTGACCCTGCAGCGCAGACTCCAGGGCAATGTCTTGGTTTGGGTTTTTGCCTCACCCTCAGGACAGGCTCTCACAGCAGGATGAGAACATCTAAAGTTCTCCCAACCATCATTCAACATTTCCCCTCTGAGACTGTTCAAGCAACCCCCCTGTATCCCTGCATCAGAGGGTCCTGCCTGGTGTCCCAGAGAGCTGGCTGCACATGGGAGGCTGGCTCCTTCCAGCTGACACCGTATCCGAAGCAGCTACAAGTCCCAGTGTAGACGGAGTGATGTGGTGTGACTCTGAGGGAGGGTCTCCATGGAGATGTGCTGCACTAACAGTGAGCTTGAGCAGCTATGCCCCATGGCAGATGCTGTTCTGAAGCTTGAAAGAGGCAGCAGTGCAGCCCCTGCCAAGGGGAGCCAGGCCCTATGCCCTGGGATTCACCCAGAGCAGCTTGCCCAAGCTCACCTGCCATCCTGCCTATGTGCCCTGAGGTTTTGAGGAGGTCACCAGGCTGCATGTTTTCTGTCGCAATGATCCAGCGTTTCTGCTTGCCGCCAGCCACCAGGGCGATATCAGCCGACCTGCCTCAGACAAAGAGGAGCTCAGTGAGGGCCCTGGGGCGGGGAGAGCAGCAAGACTACCAGCCTCACACAGCATGAGACAGCTTTACTGTTTACCATGGGCCCCACAGTGCCTCCCACCCCACATAGGGCAGCCAGGCCCATGCACGTCCCCCTCACACCCCAGACACGTCCCCAAGCAAAAACCTGATCCACAGTCCTCACTGCCGCTCACCTGCAGGGGTCGTAGCGGACCTGGATCACCTTCTCCTCGTAGGGGCCGGACTCGGCCCCAGGTACATAGCGCAGCCGCTGGAAGTCAATCATGCGGTAGCGCTGCTTGTGCCCCCCGCCGATCCCATGCACAGCGATACGACCTGCACAGACAGCCATCCTTGAGCCGGCTCCATCCACTCCTGGGCCCTGACCAAACTCCTCAGGAAGCAACCACCCCTCAACTCCTTCAGGAGACACTGATTCCCACCCAGGTGCCAGATGTGCCGTCTCCTGCATCCATCCACACACTTGCTCTGTTTATGGAAGGAAGCATCTGGCCACACCGGGTCATTCTCAGCCCCCAGCGTAGCTTCCTGCAGCTCACTGTCCCAGCATAGCCTAGATGCTAACAATGCACCTGGGCTGCATGCAGGGAGAGTGGGCTCCACAAACAAGACAGAGCCCCAGAGAGCAGACCCTTCCTAGCCCCACGGGATGGACCTTGGGCCATTAACTTCTCTGCTTCCTCTATCACCCCGCAGGTGAATGGGGTCCCTTGAGGGTAACCCTGAAGCCCGTTTTCACCCAGCTGCCCCAGTCTGGCGGGTTGCAGGGAATCTGCACTCTAGACATACCTGTGTGATCACGGCCACCTGTCTTTTTCATGCCAATGGGTCTGGTGGTGTATTTGATCCTGCATTTCCACATGGGGTCGTTGGTGGAGAGGGTGGAGGAAGTGCTGAATCCATGGCCCGGAGGGAGGAGGTTGCCCCCAAGGCAGACCAGCCTGGGAGCTTGGGCTCTCTGGGAAATCCAAAACAAACGTGAAGCCCCGAGAACAGAGCCCTCCAGCCCCACGTTGGCAGTGACGGGGACTTATACCGGATCTACCAGATGTGGGGCGAGCTTGCCACCAGGTCCCTTACCGAGCCCACCCTACTCCGGCCAGGCGGCGCCCacccactctccccctcccctcctaagGCGGAAGGGCCGCGGGCCGGTACCTGCGGGAGGCTCGGGGCAGAAGACAGCAGCAGGGCCCCCAAGGCCCGAGTCAGGCTCGACACCGCCATGGGGCAGCACTGCCGGCggctggggagagagcagagaCAGCGGGATCAGCGAGGAGCAGTAACAGCACGGAGTGGGGCCcacacctctctcccctccccccccgcgcgcgcgcgcgcgcacggCCCGGCGGGGGGGACCCACCCCACCACAGAGCACGGGGGGCCTCCCTCACTCACTGCACGGCGTCCCCGCTTCCCCCGGCCCCGGCTGAGCATGCGCGCCCGGCCCgagggggtggggccgggggaggatCCCGCCTGTCTGGCCGTGACCGGCGCAGGCCCGGACGGAgccgggccccgcccccagccacagAGCGCGGGGCGGGGCGTGTCTTGACTCcgccccccagctctgagccccagtCCCGCCAGCTGGGCCAAGGCGGCTGGTGCTAGCGCAGCTCGGGGCCGGTCCATCCCCAACAGGAAACGCCTGTTCCGGTGGGATCCATGTGGAGAGTAACTGAAGGGTGAACAAGCCTTGCAGCCATGCCATTATCTCCAACCAAGCCTTGCCCGGCCAGGGAACCCAGAGCGAAGGTCCCACTGCTGGTCCATCCATCCTGGGGCCGAAATCCACCACTAAGGATCCACACAGCCTTACAACCATCCCCTCTAAGACCCAGACCATTGTGATGGAGGTGTTATAGGGTGTGTTTACACTGccaaggatagggtgaccagacagcaagtgtgaaaaattgggacgggggtggcgggtaataggaacctatataagaaacagACCCCAAAATCGTGACTGTCAGTacaaaatcaggacacctggtcaccctagccaagGAAAACCTGCCGCGctcagtctcagagcccagatcgaTTGATGGGGCTCACAgagcttgggctgcggggctaaaaccAGCAGTGCAACTCTTcaggcccaggctctgaaacGCAGCGAGAGGGTCGGGTCAGCCagaacccaaacatctacactgctaggGTCAGCCCCACAGCTGGATTCTGAGACTGGgggccatgggtttttctttgcactgtagatgtaccctaagtgtttCTGATCCCAAAGTAGATTAGAGTCATTTTTAACTACACATTGAATTATTTACATCTTTCcctcagtggcatagccaggtggagggaagagggggagcggAAAAATAAGGAACCACCCGCTGCGGTGCTTTTACTGACAGGGCAGCGCTCCAGgacttcggcggcgggaccttcactcgctctgcaggtcttcagcggcatttcagcgaTAAAACTccagtgctgccaaagacacccagagtgagtgaaggaaggtcccgctgccaaagacccggagtgccgccccgtcagtaaaagcgccgcagcgggtggtgccttttttttccccgctccggagtaaaattaaaaaggagccacTCGTGCTCGGTGGGGGAGCGGCcgctgccccgctcccccccagctacACTACTGCTTTCCCTGCTCATGGTGTCACTATAGGAAGATTTAAAGGTGTTTGGGTGTCACTTAACTGTGCTTTTCCAAAGCGTAACTTGTttggtttggggataattacaacatccctgtaatgcTTTTTGCCCTAAATCACTATTACATATTCTTAACAGTAATTCCATTTTAACATCATGTTTGTATGGTTGGGTTTGTTAAATTAAGAACACTGCACGTGAGCCCTAACCAAGATACcccaagagagaaagagaatgctcCCATGGGACATATCCAATTATTTGAAGATTTCCAGtatcaactttatttttatttttttgaatgcTAACTTTTCAGCGCAGATTCACCTGTGCACCAGAGCACTCCAGCCAGGAAAGATGGGTTTATAGCAGCTTTGCATTGCCAGAGCACACTGATGAATCTGGCCAGTAATCTGTAATCGACGGTCACGGTTGGTTCTTTGAGGGCTGTTAGTGAGATCAGTGCTATGTGAAACGATAGAAGGGAGAACCCAGTTCCTAAGTCCCACTGTGTCTGTGTTCAGCAGTGCTCTTCTCTCACTTCCCCTGCCTGTGCAGCCTCAGTGTGCAGTGGAGCcagagggcatggctacacttgcagatgtcgAGCGCTTTGAGTTACACCAGCCTtcatagagcgcagtagggaaagcgctgcagtctgtccacactgacagcttcaagtgcactggcatggccacctttgtggcacttgcagcggtgcattatgggcagctatcccagcatgcaagtgactgcaacatgcttttcaaatgggtggggtggggtgtgttaGTCCATTGTTAAGCTCATTCAAGATAAAGAAAAGATACATCATCTCTTAAAGGATCCAGTTCTTAAGTAACTTTTTCCTGTACATTTTTAGAAAACTCATTCTGTGCCCCTTGAACTGCTGTAAGTTTAAGGAGGAAATGCTGTGCTTTTCATACAGAATAAAGAGGATGACTCCCTTCTTTAAGTGCAAATTGGAGTCAACCTTGAGTCACACCCTCTGTAATTCCCCTAATTGGTATTTTTCCTGCTGTTGGGGCGGGGAGTCTTGCTTGGTCTGGGTCTTGTTATTGCTGGGTATTGTTGGTTGGGCTGCGTGTCATTTTGCTATTgcggaggccagagatgcactGGGTATAACTGGGCTGGGGCCTGAGTCAGGTGTCACTCCTGAGGGGAGTGTAGGTGGAATTAG
The nucleotide sequence above comes from Trachemys scripta elegans isolate TJP31775 chromosome 3, CAS_Tse_1.0, whole genome shotgun sequence. Encoded proteins:
- the MRPL2 gene encoding 39S ribosomal protein L2, mitochondrial isoform X1, encoding MAVSSLTRALGALLLSSAPSLPQRAQAPRLVCLGGNLLPPGHGFSTSSTLSTNDPMWKCRIKYTTRPIGMKKTGGRDHTGRIAVHGIGGGHKQRYRMIDFQRLRYVPGAESGPYEEKVIQVRYDPCRSADIALVAGGKQKRWIIATENMQPGDLLKTSGHIGRMAVSANEGDAYPLGALPVGTLINNLESHPGKGAQYIRAAGTCGVLLRKVNGTAIVQLPSKRHMQVLETCLATVGRVSNVDHNKRIIGKAGRNRWLGRRPHSGLWHRKGGWAGRKIKPLPPMKSYVNLPTAAARS
- the MRPL2 gene encoding 39S ribosomal protein L2, mitochondrial isoform X2, giving the protein MAVSSLTRALGALLLSSAPSLPQRAQAPRLVCLGGNLLPPGHGFSTSSTLSTNDPMWKCRIKYTTRPIGMKKTGGRDHTGRIAVHGIGGGHKQRYRMIDFQRLRYVPGAESGPYEEKVIQVRYDPCRSADIALVAGGKQKRWIIATENMQPGDLLKTSGHIGRMAVSANEGDAYPLGALPVGTLINNLESHPGKGAQYIRAAGTCGCWSEVTGGGGAQPWGGKDLWVLWYQGTNADSRLVSWAFALLHHLGSRSLLWQLCPRMGRIFPIALPVIQLSPSLSCEA